One genomic window of Halobellus limi includes the following:
- a CDS encoding tripartite tricarboxylate transporter permease yields MATTNILLDALAQVLTPEVLLMVVVGVVFGFIIGVIPGLGPVIGIVLLFPLTIAMDPLPAVVLLASVYPAGVYGGSVTAVLINTPGDPSSTVTTFDGYPMTKRGDGVLALGVTLASSIIGGILSVLALLLIAPPFARIALQIGPSVVFAIGLAGVVILVIVSRGSMLKGLVASAFGLLLSVVGYSSFRGVERFTFGVDYLEQGIPMIPLIVGLFAISEAMMLLYQGGSIEEDDEETEESLETSTGKILRRRLQDMNRGILETVRRPVSVLRSSAIGIGIGLVPGAGSIVANFVSYYVGKTFSKRGEDFGTGAIEGLIAAESSNNAATAATLIPTLVLGVPGGIAAAILLGVLQLKNIRVGPQLFVETPELAYGVVLALLFANIVMLFVGYSLSSLIKNIVEIRVEIIAPMIVILAVLGGFANNFSGLDSIAVIVFGILGFTMRKLGYSPISVVFGFILGPILETYYLRAVQAAGGDQLAVVSAPVPAAIIGIAGIVLVYQLISEVRTTRENLNVGK; encoded by the coding sequence ATGGCAACAACGAACATCCTCCTTGACGCGTTAGCACAGGTCCTCACGCCGGAGGTACTGTTGATGGTAGTCGTGGGGGTCGTATTCGGATTTATCATCGGGGTCATCCCGGGATTGGGGCCCGTGATCGGTATCGTGCTCCTATTCCCGCTGACGATTGCGATGGATCCGCTCCCCGCGGTCGTGTTATTAGCGTCGGTCTATCCGGCGGGCGTTTACGGGGGATCGGTGACCGCCGTTCTCATCAATACGCCGGGAGATCCGTCCTCCACTGTCACGACGTTCGATGGCTATCCGATGACCAAACGCGGCGACGGCGTCCTCGCGTTGGGCGTCACGCTAGCGTCGTCGATTATCGGCGGGATACTCAGCGTCCTCGCGCTGCTGTTGATCGCACCGCCGTTCGCACGGATCGCACTCCAGATCGGCCCGAGCGTCGTGTTCGCAATCGGTCTCGCCGGCGTCGTAATTCTCGTTATCGTCTCGCGCGGGTCGATGCTCAAAGGCCTCGTCGCCTCGGCCTTCGGACTGCTCCTGTCTGTCGTCGGATACAGTTCGTTCAGAGGCGTCGAACGCTTTACTTTCGGTGTCGATTACCTCGAACAGGGAATTCCGATGATTCCGCTGATCGTCGGGTTGTTCGCGATCAGCGAGGCGATGATGCTGTTGTACCAAGGTGGCAGCATCGAAGAGGACGACGAAGAGACCGAGGAGTCGCTCGAGACATCGACGGGCAAAATACTCCGACGGCGGTTGCAGGATATGAACCGGGGTATCCTCGAGACCGTTCGACGCCCGGTCTCAGTCCTCCGCTCGTCGGCGATCGGCATCGGGATCGGACTCGTTCCCGGTGCCGGTTCGATCGTCGCCAACTTCGTCTCGTACTACGTCGGAAAGACGTTCTCTAAACGTGGAGAGGACTTCGGGACGGGTGCGATCGAAGGACTCATCGCTGCGGAATCCTCGAACAATGCCGCTACGGCGGCCACGCTCATTCCCACGTTGGTTCTCGGTGTCCCCGGAGGTATCGCTGCAGCGATTCTACTGGGAGTGTTACAACTCAAAAATATCCGCGTTGGCCCCCAGTTGTTCGTCGAAACGCCGGAACTCGCGTACGGTGTCGTACTCGCGCTGTTGTTCGCGAACATCGTGATGCTCTTCGTGGGCTACTCGCTGTCGTCGTTAATCAAGAACATCGTCGAGATACGGGTCGAGATCATCGCACCGATGATCGTTATCTTGGCGGTCCTCGGCGGATTCGCCAACAATTTCAGCGGCTTGGACTCCATCGCAGTGATCGTCTTCGGTATCTTGGGGTTCACGATGCGGAAACTCGGATACTCGCCGATATCAGTTGTTTTCGGGTTCATTCTGGGTCCGATCTTGGAAACGTACTATCTGCGAGCCGTACAGGCGGCCGGCGGCGATCAACTCGCCGTCGTCTCTGCCCCGGTACCTGCCGCAATCATCGGTATCGCAGGTATCGTGCTCGTATACCAGCTGATATCCGAAGTTAGGACGACCCGAGAAAACTTGAACGTCGGAAAGTAG
- a CDS encoding Bug family tripartite tricarboxylate transporter substrate binding protein, whose amino-acid sequence MQSVTRRKSLKAIATTGGVLGLSGCSALVPGRGSEYPSESITINIPFGKGGQTDLETRLIADFLQDELDASISVTNNPEAGGAVNYQQFSSADPDGYTLSAFWYPVIATHPQVLDSFDYDPDAFTLLGQFSQVPLNIMTGYDSDIERLPDIVDLAEEQAVTMGFTGPVAPVAIPMLQLQDSVDLSIDPVFVGGGGALATEAQAGRVDVAANTFDTTANNFAAERTKPVSILSEPNEELISYYEETQGISISEDMFVTEYPDLVENPPLMTSMKGLMGPPGLPDDIQEVLVEALRSIMSEDTGWYEEMRNIGSYPTPTFGEELEQKWDDYKSQFDPYIPTLQEFAAEHR is encoded by the coding sequence ATGCAGTCAGTTACCAGGAGAAAGTCGCTCAAAGCAATAGCAACTACCGGCGGTGTCCTGGGGCTCTCGGGGTGTTCTGCGCTCGTCCCGGGACGTGGGAGCGAATACCCATCGGAATCCATCACGATCAACATTCCATTCGGCAAAGGCGGACAAACGGACCTCGAGACGCGTCTCATCGCAGATTTCCTGCAGGACGAACTCGATGCGTCGATCTCGGTGACCAATAATCCCGAGGCGGGTGGAGCGGTAAACTACCAGCAGTTCAGTTCGGCAGACCCCGATGGTTACACGCTCTCCGCCTTTTGGTACCCCGTTATCGCCACGCATCCCCAGGTGCTCGATTCGTTCGATTACGATCCCGACGCGTTCACTCTCCTCGGGCAGTTCTCGCAAGTCCCGCTGAATATTATGACCGGCTACGATTCGGATATCGAGCGCCTTCCCGATATCGTCGACCTCGCCGAAGAGCAGGCAGTCACGATGGGATTCACTGGACCGGTTGCACCGGTCGCAATCCCGATGCTACAACTCCAAGACTCGGTTGATCTCTCGATCGATCCAGTGTTTGTCGGCGGTGGCGGCGCACTCGCAACCGAAGCGCAGGCCGGTCGCGTGGACGTGGCCGCGAACACGTTCGATACCACCGCGAACAACTTCGCTGCGGAACGGACGAAACCTGTGAGCATCCTTTCGGAGCCAAACGAAGAGCTCATCTCCTACTACGAGGAGACCCAGGGAATCTCCATTTCGGAGGATATGTTCGTCACCGAGTACCCGGATCTCGTTGAGAACCCGCCGCTTATGACGTCTATGAAGGGTCTGATGGGGCCACCGGGGCTCCCAGATGATATTCAAGAAGTGCTCGTCGAGGCCTTACGGAGCATAATGTCGGAGGACACGGGCTGGTACGAGGAGATGCGGAACATCGGGTCATACCCCACTCCGACGTTCGGAGAGGAATTAGAACAAAAATGGGACGACTACAAGTCTCAGTTCGATCCGTACATTCCGACGCTTCAAGAGTTCGCCGCGGAACACCGCTGA
- a CDS encoding IclR family transcriptional regulator — protein sequence MNEPRRPVTTVNTAVEIIDALVGSPDQTLSEISQQVGLAESTTHRHLATLVQNDLVVRDEDTYRLSFRFLDIGTQSQHQHPLYTAGREYIDSLADETGERVWLATCENGFSVSLYWASDRNPLHQHSRIGTRHHLHMSSPGKAMLAELSDEEVRSIIEKHGLPPQTEDTITDEEQLFGELDEIRERGYATSRNETVEGMSAVAVSVSDEVSGILGAIGIGCSTSRMTEDRQKRFVSRLLETADEMAIRTRFS from the coding sequence ATGAACGAACCGCGTCGCCCTGTCACGACCGTCAATACAGCGGTAGAGATCATCGACGCACTTGTCGGATCGCCTGACCAGACGCTCTCGGAGATTTCTCAACAGGTCGGTCTCGCAGAGAGTACGACGCATCGTCACCTGGCAACGTTGGTTCAGAACGATCTCGTCGTTCGAGACGAGGACACGTACCGGCTCAGTTTCCGTTTCCTCGATATCGGCACGCAATCGCAACACCAGCATCCGCTCTATACGGCCGGTCGCGAATACATCGATTCGTTAGCCGATGAAACAGGCGAGCGAGTCTGGTTGGCAACCTGTGAAAACGGGTTCAGCGTGAGTCTCTACTGGGCGAGCGATCGAAACCCCCTCCACCAGCATTCGCGCATCGGAACGAGGCATCACCTCCATATGTCGTCACCCGGAAAAGCGATGCTCGCAGAACTATCTGATGAGGAGGTGCGATCCATCATCGAGAAGCACGGATTGCCGCCGCAGACAGAGGACACGATCACGGACGAAGAACAGTTGTTCGGCGAACTGGACGAAATACGAGAGCGCGGCTATGCGACCAGTAGGAACGAAACCGTAGAAGGGATGAGTGCAGTCGCCGTCTCAGTCAGCGACGAGGTTTCGGGGATTCTCGGCGCGATTGGAATCGGTTGTTCGACGAGCCGGATGACCGAAGACCGCCAGAAACGATTCGTGAGCCGGTTGCTCGAAACGGCCGACGAGATGGCGATCCGGACGAGGTTTTCTTGA
- a CDS encoding cytochrome ubiquinol oxidase subunit I has product MIDPVIASRLQFALTTIVHIIFPVMSMGLAPFIVFFTWKDIRTGKPIYERLRRFWTKIFAVSFVVGTVTGIVLEFEFGTNFAAFSTTAGELFGGPLAIEGMMAFMLEATFLGVFVFGREKVGDVLYMISAVAVGLGTWLSAVWILIANSWMQTPRGYELVTENGQQVVHLVDPIAAYLNPRFGYMFVHMQNAAVESVALFMAGVAAYYVFRHHVWGYQVEDVDFWETTLKIALVGLLLTAPLQVVHGDMYGRHVAETQPQKFAAMEAVWETDSYVPEYIIAVPTDLADITNPRAKDLFGIGIPGGASWLASGGDPTAEIRGLNSFETEAPPVAIVFWAFRAMVGLGFWFVLLAFWGGYRWYTGELFEDGLLHKALMASSLLGVLATELGWIVTEVGRQPWVIQGVMRTSEGVSPGLTGAEATLTLGGFAVVYLGLLALYTYVVARIIRSGPPPREELRSTASPTGEVPASGVANDD; this is encoded by the coding sequence ATGATCGACCCAGTCATCGCAAGCCGGCTTCAGTTCGCCCTCACGACCATCGTCCACATCATCTTCCCGGTGATGAGTATGGGACTGGCCCCGTTCATCGTCTTTTTCACCTGGAAGGACATCCGGACCGGAAAGCCGATTTACGAGCGGTTACGCCGCTTCTGGACGAAGATATTCGCGGTCTCCTTCGTCGTCGGGACGGTCACGGGCATCGTCCTCGAGTTCGAGTTCGGGACCAACTTCGCCGCGTTCTCGACGACCGCGGGCGAGCTGTTCGGCGGTCCACTCGCCATCGAGGGGATGATGGCGTTCATGCTGGAGGCGACGTTCCTGGGGGTGTTCGTCTTCGGACGGGAGAAGGTCGGCGACGTCCTCTACATGATATCCGCCGTCGCGGTCGGCCTGGGGACGTGGCTGTCGGCCGTGTGGATCCTCATCGCCAACTCGTGGATGCAGACGCCGCGGGGGTACGAACTCGTCACGGAGAACGGACAACAGGTCGTCCACCTCGTCGATCCGATCGCGGCGTATTTGAACCCGCGGTTCGGCTACATGTTCGTCCACATGCAGAACGCGGCCGTCGAGTCGGTCGCGCTGTTTATGGCCGGCGTCGCGGCCTACTACGTCTTTCGGCACCACGTGTGGGGGTACCAGGTCGAGGACGTCGACTTCTGGGAGACCACGCTCAAGATCGCGCTCGTCGGACTGCTCCTCACGGCGCCCCTGCAGGTCGTCCACGGCGACATGTACGGTCGGCACGTCGCCGAGACGCAACCTCAGAAGTTCGCCGCGATGGAGGCGGTCTGGGAGACCGACTCGTACGTCCCGGAGTACATCATCGCCGTCCCGACCGACCTCGCTGACATCACGAACCCGAGAGCCAAGGACCTGTTCGGGATCGGGATTCCGGGCGGTGCGTCGTGGCTCGCCAGTGGCGGCGACCCCACGGCCGAGATACGCGGCCTGAACTCGTTCGAGACCGAGGCCCCACCGGTCGCGATCGTGTTCTGGGCCTTCCGCGCGATGGTCGGTCTCGGGTTCTGGTTCGTTCTGTTAGCGTTCTGGGGCGGTTACCGCTGGTACACCGGCGAGCTGTTCGAGGACGGGCTCCTGCACAAGGCCCTGATGGCGTCCTCACTGCTGGGAGTCCTCGCCACCGAACTGGGATGGATCGTCACGGAGGTCGGCCGGCAGCCCTGGGTCATCCAGGGAGTGATGCGGACGAGCGAGGGCGTCTCGCCGGGGTTGACCGGTGCCGAGGCGACGCTCACGCTCGGCGGGTTCGCGGTGGTGTACCTCGGCTTGCTCGCGTTGTACACCTACGTCGTGGCGCGGATCATCCGGAGCGGGCCGCCGCCGCGCGAGGAACTCCGATCGACCGCGTCGCCGACGGGGGAGGTCCCGGCTTCGGGGGTGGCGAACGATGACTAG
- a CDS encoding cytochrome d ubiquinol oxidase subunit II has translation MTSLVALGDGPLFGLPLPELWFALLFVMLGTFLFLDGFDFGAGAIFAALDDDTERETVLAAIGPFWDGNEVWLVVFGGALFASFPSVYADLFSRHYLLMFGILGALILRGLAPEMYEQRHDPAWQRWWGRSFVAGSVLAPFLLGAFAGNWLAGSARSFTLVGVVVGVAVTLLTVVSGAAFLRLKTGRRLPESVARYGIAAVGGYLLAVVATLALLALRLPNGPDALLRLPVVVPVVASVALAAGYVVALRRGANLVALGAAAGLTYALVSVVAVVMYPAVDPATGATVREAIVSTLPLNLMSIGAALLLPLITTYFVVLYSAFSGPISAGEAY, from the coding sequence ATGACTAGTCTCGTCGCGCTCGGGGACGGACCCCTGTTCGGGCTCCCGCTGCCGGAGCTGTGGTTCGCGCTGCTGTTCGTGATGCTCGGTACGTTCCTGTTCCTCGACGGGTTCGACTTCGGGGCCGGCGCGATATTCGCCGCGCTCGACGACGACACCGAGCGCGAAACGGTGCTCGCGGCCATCGGGCCGTTCTGGGACGGGAACGAAGTGTGGCTCGTGGTGTTCGGCGGGGCGCTGTTCGCGTCGTTTCCCTCGGTGTACGCCGACCTCTTCAGCCGGCACTATCTCCTGATGTTCGGCATCCTGGGAGCCCTCATCCTGCGAGGTCTCGCCCCCGAGATGTACGAACAGCGGCACGATCCGGCGTGGCAGCGCTGGTGGGGGCGGTCGTTCGTCGCCGGGAGCGTCCTGGCACCGTTCCTGCTGGGGGCGTTCGCCGGAAACTGGCTCGCCGGGAGCGCCCGCTCGTTCACCCTCGTCGGCGTCGTGGTCGGCGTGGCCGTCACGCTCCTGACCGTCGTCTCCGGCGCCGCGTTCCTCCGGCTGAAGACCGGGCGACGCCTGCCCGAGAGCGTCGCTCGGTATGGCATCGCGGCGGTCGGCGGCTACCTGCTCGCGGTGGTCGCGACGCTCGCGCTGCTCGCCCTCCGACTGCCGAACGGGCCCGACGCGCTGCTGAGGCTCCCCGTCGTCGTCCCGGTCGTCGCCTCCGTCGCCCTCGCCGCGGGGTACGTCGTCGCCCTCCGCCGCGGCGCGAACCTGGTCGCGCTCGGTGCGGCCGCCGGCCTCACTTACGCGTTGGTCTCGGTGGTCGCGGTCGTGATGTACCCGGCGGTCGACCCCGCGACGGGCGCCACCGTTCGCGAGGCGATCGTCTCGACGCTCCCGCTGAATCTGATGTCGATCGGCGCGGCCCTGTTGTTACCGCTGATCACGACGTACTTCGTCGTGCTCTACTCGGCCTTCAGCGGCCCGATCTCCGCGGGGGAGGCGTACTGA
- a CDS encoding helix-turn-helix domain-containing protein, which translates to MYDFSFTITYDVGADEYADQFIDRESLRSEALYACLDPSRMWVLELVTGDPEDLRAIDDLLLDESIDRYSVSGRSCEATRRVSQIADKRRQRMTYTYVSDVSYCDAIPLIAVKYFSDGVLFRRTRSGETAQWHVLVQDDENVGMLYDTVSGRLADGLQFSFDHLTELEQWESRLLSPSGIRAEQREVLTAAVNRGYFETPREVTLEELATELGLPRSTVSYRLRRATAELAKAFVEQEL; encoded by the coding sequence ATGTACGACTTTAGCTTCACGATCACCTACGACGTCGGTGCCGACGAGTACGCGGACCAGTTCATCGACCGCGAGTCGCTCCGGTCCGAGGCGCTCTACGCGTGTCTGGACCCCTCGAGGATGTGGGTCCTGGAGCTGGTCACGGGCGATCCGGAGGACCTGCGGGCGATCGACGACCTGTTACTCGACGAATCGATCGATCGGTACTCCGTCAGTGGTCGGTCGTGTGAAGCGACCCGTCGGGTGAGCCAGATAGCCGACAAGCGCCGTCAGCGGATGACCTACACCTACGTCTCCGACGTCTCCTACTGCGACGCCATCCCGTTGATCGCGGTCAAGTACTTCTCCGACGGCGTGCTGTTCAGGCGGACGCGGTCCGGCGAGACGGCCCAGTGGCACGTCCTCGTCCAGGACGACGAGAACGTCGGGATGCTGTACGACACGGTGAGCGGGCGACTCGCGGACGGGCTCCAGTTCTCGTTCGATCACCTGACCGAACTCGAACAGTGGGAGAGTCGGCTGCTGTCTCCGAGCGGGATCCGCGCCGAACAGCGGGAGGTGCTGACCGCGGCGGTGAACCGCGGCTACTTCGAGACGCCTCGGGAGGTCACCCTGGAGGAACTCGCGACCGAATTGGGACTCCCCCGTTCGACGGTGTCCTACCGACTCCGACGAGCGACCGCCGAACTCGCAAAAGCCTTTGTCGAACAAGAGTTATGA
- a CDS encoding sulfurtransferase, whose amino-acid sequence MTASSYPESVLVSPDWVAERLDRFESDDPGYRLLEVDVNTAFYDTGHAPGAVKIDWETDLRADDRHDIVGADELERLLGDCGITDETTVVVYGDDSNWFAAHMYWQLTYYGHPDVRIMDGGRGYWVDHGYPLSTASVSPPTVQYGRSLSPPADPSIRASREDVRDAIGTDTVFVDVRLPEEYRGEITAPPGTNETAMRGGHLPGAKNVFWADNVRPDMRFKSPAALREVYRAHGVEPGDDVIVYCRIGERSSLTWFALSELLGYESVRNYDGSWTEWGNMIGTPIETGE is encoded by the coding sequence ATGACCGCATCGTCGTACCCCGAGTCCGTGTTGGTCTCCCCCGACTGGGTCGCAGAGAGGCTCGATCGGTTCGAGTCCGACGACCCCGGGTACCGACTGCTGGAAGTCGACGTCAACACGGCGTTCTACGACACCGGGCACGCCCCGGGGGCGGTGAAGATCGACTGGGAGACGGACCTCCGCGCGGACGATCGACACGACATCGTCGGCGCCGACGAACTCGAACGGCTCCTGGGGGACTGCGGCATCACCGACGAGACGACGGTCGTGGTCTACGGCGACGACTCGAACTGGTTCGCCGCGCACATGTACTGGCAGCTCACGTACTACGGCCACCCCGACGTCAGGATTATGGACGGTGGTCGTGGCTACTGGGTCGATCACGGGTACCCGCTGTCGACGGCGTCGGTCAGTCCGCCGACGGTGCAGTACGGCAGGTCGCTGTCGCCGCCGGCCGACCCGTCCATCAGAGCCTCTCGGGAGGACGTCCGGGACGCGATCGGGACGGACACGGTGTTCGTCGACGTTCGGCTCCCCGAGGAGTACCGGGGCGAGATCACGGCCCCGCCGGGGACGAACGAGACCGCGATGCGCGGCGGGCACCTCCCCGGCGCGAAGAACGTGTTCTGGGCCGACAACGTCCGGCCGGACATGCGTTTCAAATCCCCCGCGGCGCTCCGAGAGGTGTATCGCGCACACGGCGTCGAGCCGGGTGACGACGTCATCGTGTACTGCCGCATCGGCGAACGGTCGTCGCTCACGTGGTTCGCGCTCTCGGAGCTCCTCGGCTACGAGTCGGTCCGCAACTACGACGGCTCCTGGACCGAGTGGGGCAACATGATCGGGACGCCGATCGAGACCGGCGAGTGA
- the dps gene encoding DNA protection during starvation protein, translating into MSDGKEHDSGSVEPGDTSKRVGMEVIRERGVDPEELREKLVDAIGAEFTTYYYYTNLRMHLAGEEDYKEITEDARLEDRAHFELVVPRVYELEGSLPNDIREFADRASCPDAEVPTPMDDDGGFDTEDLEVEDILEVLLEAERCAIRTWSEICDMTRGADPRTYDMAQRILNEEIDHEAWFIELLSKERDDEINPAGHFARGEPGDAPYSTNNRFNDSA; encoded by the coding sequence ATGTCCGACGGGAAAGAACACGACAGCGGTTCGGTGGAACCGGGCGACACGAGCAAACGAGTCGGGATGGAAGTCATTCGCGAGCGGGGCGTCGATCCCGAGGAACTCCGCGAGAAACTCGTCGACGCGATCGGCGCGGAGTTCACGACGTACTACTACTACACGAACCTCCGAATGCACCTCGCCGGCGAGGAGGACTACAAGGAGATCACCGAGGACGCGCGCCTCGAAGATCGGGCACACTTCGAACTCGTCGTCCCGCGCGTGTACGAACTCGAGGGCTCGCTCCCGAACGACATCCGTGAGTTCGCAGACCGGGCCTCCTGTCCCGACGCGGAGGTACCGACGCCGATGGACGACGACGGCGGCTTCGATACCGAGGATCTCGAAGTCGAGGACATTCTGGAGGTGCTTCTGGAGGCAGAGCGGTGCGCCATCCGGACCTGGTCGGAGATCTGTGACATGACTCGGGGTGCCGATCCGCGGACCTACGACATGGCCCAGCGCATCCTCAACGAGGAGATCGACCACGAGGCCTGGTTCATCGAGCTCCTCTCGAAGGAGCGCGACGACGAAATCAACCCGGCCGGTCACTTCGCCCGCGGCGAACCGGGCGATGCGCCCTACTCGACGAACAACCGGTTCAACGACTCGGCCTGA
- a CDS encoding 2Fe-2S iron-sulfur cluster-binding protein — MTGRADDTWTVTVVVPEESSLDAAGETVELEVAEHETILAAARSAGVWLPADCQQGWCITCAARLVEGDVVHPDARRYYDGDREADFVLTCTAKPRADTTVVVDRYDDLLEHRAERGKPPGSAKIRG; from the coding sequence ATGACAGGACGAGCGGACGACACGTGGACAGTCACCGTCGTCGTACCGGAGGAATCGTCACTGGACGCGGCGGGCGAAACCGTCGAACTCGAGGTGGCCGAACACGAGACGATACTCGCAGCCGCGCGTTCGGCGGGGGTATGGCTCCCGGCGGACTGTCAGCAGGGCTGGTGTATCACCTGTGCCGCCCGACTCGTCGAGGGCGACGTCGTTCATCCCGACGCTCGTCGGTACTACGACGGGGATCGCGAGGCCGACTTCGTGCTCACCTGCACCGCGAAGCCGCGGGCCGATACGACCGTCGTCGTGGATCGGTACGACGACCTCCTCGAACACCGCGCCGAGCGCGGCAAGCCCCCCGGAAGCGCCAAAATTCGGGGCTGA
- a CDS encoding DUF6517 family protein: MSNRRALAAVAVALLLVTSGCIGFLTGDEPLTFSAEPAAADEATAQEAGYELNGTRTLEVNETFEVAGQERQVVATNYLTDYRKSVELGALGEAEVGVFTVVSTPAVEIAGRTLNPIGSYSNARLVQFVQEQYSGMSDIERVSEQNVTVQGTETTVTKFSATATIEGREVDVFVHVTKYRDGDDFVLALGVYPQQLDGEEENVLALIRSIEHPVSE, translated from the coding sequence ATATCGAACCGTCGCGCGCTGGCCGCCGTCGCGGTCGCGCTGCTCTTGGTGACGAGTGGATGCATCGGCTTTCTCACCGGGGACGAACCGCTCACGTTCTCCGCCGAGCCCGCGGCCGCCGACGAGGCGACGGCGCAGGAGGCGGGGTACGAGCTGAACGGGACGCGGACGCTCGAGGTGAACGAGACCTTCGAGGTCGCCGGACAGGAGCGGCAGGTCGTCGCGACGAACTACCTGACCGACTACCGGAAGAGCGTCGAACTCGGGGCGCTCGGCGAGGCCGAGGTCGGCGTCTTCACCGTCGTCTCCACGCCGGCGGTCGAGATCGCCGGCCGGACGCTCAACCCCATCGGGAGCTACTCAAACGCGCGGTTGGTCCAGTTCGTCCAGGAGCAGTACTCCGGGATGAGCGACATCGAGCGGGTGAGCGAGCAGAACGTCACCGTCCAGGGGACCGAGACGACCGTGACGAAGTTCTCCGCGACGGCGACGATCGAGGGGCGTGAGGTCGACGTGTTCGTCCACGTGACGAAGTACCGCGACGGCGACGACTTCGTCCTCGCGCTCGGCGTGTACCCCCAGCAACTGGACGGCGAGGAGGAGAACGTGCTCGCGCTGATCCGGTCGATCGAGCATCCGGTTTCGGAGTGA
- the corA gene encoding magnesium/cobalt transporter CorA — protein MISALVYDSGGVEHRTIEDEADLEAAREASGTTWVRVSTPTREEERALTAAFSLHPLELEDVRGGVRPKTEAFDDHTFVLIKTVALERGETTFDEEVRTQPIGLFLGDGWLVTVTAEDDRVAVVSDVWQSVENQEGRTLKQGPDFAAYRVIDHAVEDYFDLLDTVGDTIEEIEEAILATPDETLIEALNGVRRDLLSFRKVVWPMREAVGTLARGGVDEVDESTEKFYRDVYDHLVEIVDLTETYRDLTRGTRDIYLNVVSQSTNEVMKRLTVVATIFIPLTFVVGVYGMNFGEHATNLPELTWPFAYPAVVVGMGLVTAILLVHFRREGWI, from the coding sequence GTGATCTCCGCGCTCGTCTACGACTCGGGAGGCGTCGAGCACCGGACGATCGAGGACGAGGCCGACCTCGAAGCAGCGCGGGAGGCGTCGGGAACGACGTGGGTTCGCGTGAGCACGCCGACGCGGGAGGAAGAGCGGGCCCTGACGGCGGCGTTCTCGCTGCACCCGCTCGAACTGGAGGACGTGCGGGGCGGCGTCAGGCCGAAGACCGAGGCGTTCGACGATCACACGTTCGTGCTGATCAAGACCGTCGCGCTCGAACGCGGCGAGACGACGTTCGACGAGGAGGTCCGGACCCAACCGATCGGGCTGTTCCTCGGCGACGGGTGGCTCGTGACGGTGACCGCCGAGGACGACCGCGTCGCCGTGGTCTCCGACGTCTGGCAGTCGGTCGAGAACCAGGAGGGCCGGACGCTGAAGCAGGGACCCGACTTCGCGGCCTACCGCGTGATCGATCACGCCGTCGAGGACTACTTCGACCTGCTGGACACCGTCGGCGACACCATCGAGGAGATCGAGGAGGCGATCCTCGCGACCCCCGACGAGACGCTCATCGAGGCGCTGAACGGCGTCAGGCGCGACCTGCTGTCGTTCCGGAAGGTGGTCTGGCCGATGCGGGAGGCCGTCGGAACGCTCGCGCGCGGCGGCGTCGACGAGGTCGACGAGTCGACCGAGAAGTTCTACCGCGACGTCTACGATCACCTCGTCGAGATCGTCGATCTCACCGAGACGTACCGCGACCTCACCCGCGGCACGCGGGACATCTACCTCAACGTCGTCTCGCAGTCGACGAACGAGGTAATGAAGCGGCTCACCGTCGTCGCGACGATCTTCATCCCGCTGACGTTCGTCGTCGGCGTCTACGGGATGAACTTCGGCGAACACGCGACGAACCTCCCGGAGCTGACGTGGCCCTTCGCGTACCCGGCCGTCGTCGTCGGAATGGGACTCGTCACTGCGATCCTCCTGGTGCACTTCCGTCGGGAGGGGTGGATCTGA